The Zobellia alginiliquefaciens genome contains a region encoding:
- a CDS encoding tetratricopeptide repeat-containing sensor histidine kinase — protein sequence MKKYKTDTLLMRYFSTVSLDKNYTSGQIYSYNELGRAYRNKSQYVHAVEFHKKALHIANEVNDIEFKVASLNDLGVVFRRTSSIRTAMDYNQQAIELAETVDKEDRSKNLQKSINVSLNSIGNLYSKLNQYGQAIDYFKRSLVLETELGNTLGMAINYGNIGNCLEAMGQLDEALENYRTSLAYNEEINSDMGRVICKTNIAKVYLKKGLIKEATKLLKPILPIAENIGDGFLISPIYINLGWGEMETGDYVNAEKNMMEGLRVAEKFNLRNESARASHLLTKLFQKTGDYKKALTYNLKATELDEEIVNENTVRYVNDIIFRYDSEKKNNEIQILAQEKERVQMELRATHTTLLIGSIALALLAGIFYILYRQYQLKNEKKVLTLEQSMLRSQMNPHFLFNSLNSIKLYIINNEQKNAVHYLNKFAKLVRKILEASSMREIPLAEELETVELYMNIENIRFSNEIDFKVRVDEDIDTHTVKIPSLILQPFLENAIWHGLSPKTGEKIIDIHISKDKQDFIHIAISDNGVGRVEAEKIKQNKVLKRKSVGIEITKERLANFSKDLQNSFDVEIVDLYDENHKSLGTRVILHIPTI from the coding sequence ATGAAAAAATATAAGACGGATACGCTACTTATGCGCTATTTCTCTACAGTTTCGTTAGATAAAAACTATACTTCAGGCCAAATTTATTCTTATAATGAACTGGGAAGGGCCTACCGAAATAAATCCCAATACGTACATGCGGTTGAATTTCACAAAAAAGCATTGCATATTGCCAATGAGGTAAACGACATTGAATTTAAAGTGGCCAGCTTAAATGATTTGGGTGTAGTTTTCCGCAGAACATCTTCTATACGTACTGCTATGGATTACAACCAACAGGCCATAGAACTGGCGGAAACGGTAGACAAAGAAGACCGCTCCAAAAACCTTCAAAAAAGTATAAACGTTTCGTTAAATTCTATTGGTAATCTTTACAGTAAGCTTAACCAATATGGTCAGGCCATAGATTATTTTAAAAGGTCCTTGGTCCTAGAAACTGAATTGGGCAATACCTTAGGTATGGCCATTAATTACGGTAATATTGGCAACTGCCTTGAAGCAATGGGCCAGTTAGACGAAGCCCTGGAAAATTACCGTACCTCCCTTGCCTATAATGAAGAAATCAATAGCGATATGGGCCGTGTTATATGCAAAACGAACATAGCCAAGGTATACTTAAAAAAAGGACTTATAAAAGAAGCAACAAAACTTCTAAAACCTATTTTACCTATTGCCGAAAATATAGGCGATGGCTTTCTTATTTCACCCATTTATATAAACCTTGGTTGGGGGGAGATGGAAACTGGGGATTACGTAAATGCTGAAAAAAACATGATGGAAGGTCTGCGCGTGGCAGAAAAATTCAACCTAAGAAATGAATCCGCAAGAGCAAGCCACTTATTGACCAAACTTTTTCAGAAAACCGGTGATTACAAAAAGGCACTTACCTATAATTTAAAAGCAACAGAGCTTGATGAAGAAATCGTAAACGAAAATACCGTTCGATACGTAAACGATATCATATTTAGATATGACTCGGAGAAAAAGAACAACGAAATTCAGATTTTGGCCCAAGAGAAAGAAAGGGTTCAAATGGAACTGCGCGCCACCCACACCACTCTTCTTATCGGTAGTATAGCTCTCGCTTTGCTAGCTGGTATCTTTTATATTCTATACAGGCAGTATCAACTTAAAAACGAAAAAAAAGTACTGACTCTAGAGCAAAGTATGCTTCGTAGTCAAATGAATCCCCACTTTCTGTTCAATTCACTGAATTCCATAAAACTATACATCATAAATAATGAACAAAAAAATGCCGTTCATTACTTGAACAAGTTCGCAAAACTAGTTCGTAAAATTCTTGAAGCATCATCCATGCGTGAAATTCCCTTGGCGGAGGAGTTGGAAACCGTAGAACTCTATATGAACATAGAAAACATTCGGTTTTCAAATGAAATAGATTTTAAAGTTCGTGTAGACGAGGATATTGACACGCATACGGTTAAAATACCCTCGCTAATCCTACAACCATTTTTGGAAAATGCAATCTGGCATGGTCTTTCCCCAAAAACTGGTGAAAAAATAATTGACATTCATATATCAAAAGACAAACAAGATTTTATACACATTGCCATTTCCGATAACGGAGTAGGAAGAGTAGAAGCAGAGAAAATAAAACAGAATAAAGTATTAAAACGAAAATCGGTTGGAATTGAAATTACCAAAGAACGGCTCGCAAACTTCTCAAAAGACCTGCAGAATTCTTTTGATGTAGAAATTGTGGACCTATATGACGAAAACCATAAATCTTTAGGAACACGGGTCATACTTCACATTCCTACGATTTAG
- a CDS encoding DUF3109 family protein yields MFQLGKTIVSEEIIENDFVCNISACKGQCCVDGNAGAPLEDEETEILVDIYSKVKPFLRKEGIEAIEEQGAFVKGDDGEWETPLVNDSECAYVVFADNGTAKCGIEEAYNQGEVNWKKPVSCHLYPVRIREYTELTAVNYHKWNICDAACALGDELKVPIYKFVKEALIRKFGEAWYQELEQIAIEHSKS; encoded by the coding sequence ATGTTTCAATTGGGGAAAACAATAGTATCAGAAGAAATTATTGAGAACGATTTTGTCTGTAATATTTCGGCCTGTAAGGGTCAGTGTTGTGTAGACGGTAATGCAGGCGCTCCTTTAGAGGATGAAGAGACTGAAATTCTTGTAGATATCTATAGTAAGGTAAAACCCTTTCTTAGAAAAGAGGGAATTGAGGCGATAGAGGAGCAAGGTGCCTTTGTAAAGGGAGATGACGGCGAGTGGGAAACTCCTTTGGTAAACGATAGTGAGTGTGCCTATGTGGTATTCGCGGACAATGGAACTGCCAAATGTGGAATTGAAGAGGCTTATAATCAGGGCGAAGTAAATTGGAAGAAACCTGTATCATGTCATTTGTACCCTGTACGTATACGAGAGTATACAGAGCTTACCGCGGTAAATTATCATAAATGGAATATCTGTGATGCTGCCTGTGCTTTAGGGGACGAGCTTAAAGTGCCTATTTATAAATTTGTAAAGGAGGCACTTATCAGAAAATTTGGCGAAGCCTGGTACCAAGAACTGGAGCAGATTGCTATAGAGCATTCTAAATCGTAG
- a CDS encoding MarC family protein translates to MDIQFDLREIATATMVLFAVIDILGSIPIIIGLRKKVGHIESEKASFVSLIIMIAFLFVGEKILKLIGIDVYSFAVAGSFILFFLALEMILGITLYKEDEPESASIVPIAFPLIAGAGTLTALLSLRAEFRVENIIVAITLNTIFVFLVLKSSKRIERVLGQNGLNVIRKVFGVILLAIAVKLFAANVNGLF, encoded by the coding sequence ATGGATATACAATTCGATCTTCGAGAAATTGCGACCGCTACCATGGTACTTTTTGCGGTTATTGATATTTTAGGAAGTATCCCTATAATCATTGGATTACGAAAAAAAGTGGGGCATATAGAATCTGAAAAAGCTTCTTTTGTTTCGTTGATTATTATGATAGCCTTTCTTTTTGTTGGAGAAAAAATATTGAAATTAATTGGCATAGATGTATATTCTTTTGCTGTAGCGGGTTCCTTTATTCTATTTTTTCTTGCTTTAGAAATGATATTGGGCATTACACTTTATAAGGAAGATGAGCCTGAAAGCGCATCAATAGTACCCATTGCCTTCCCATTAATTGCAGGTGCGGGAACTTTAACCGCATTATTATCGTTACGGGCAGAGTTTAGAGTAGAAAATATTATTGTTGCCATTACCCTAAACACTATTTTTGTGTTCTTAGTTTTGAAATCTTCAAAAAGAATAGAAAGGGTACTAGGCCAAAACGGACTAAATGTAATACGAAAAGTCTTTGGAGTTATTCTTTTGGCCATAGCCGTAAAACTATTTGCCGCTAACGTTAACGGTTTATTCTAA
- a CDS encoding S41 family peptidase, whose protein sequence is MKRQQNYIWPTVIAAALALGIFVGGKLHFADSPEKLFTTNSKKDKLNRLIDYIDYEYVDDIDTDSIVDVTVNQILEKLDPHSVYIPKNEMDRVSENMKGDFVGIGINFYPYKDTISVIRTVPKGPSYLKGIKAGDRILMADSDTLYGKALASEDIVGKLKGEKGSSVKLKVYRKEDDKIFTVNVKRDIVPIKSVESYYMLTKDMAYIKVNRFAESTYKEFKSALSELIKQGARKLTLDLRDNPGGYLGVAEQMADEFLKDGKLILFTKNKKGKINKIHATSKGRFEDKPVYVLINERSASASEIIAGALQDNDIGTIVGRRSFGKGLVQREMELGDGSAVRLTVSRYYTPTGRSIQKSYENGNDDYYKKFTDRYHSGELVTVDSIKVADSLKFTTPKGKVVYGGGGIIPDVFVPIGSNEEEAVESMDSFGWLSYFIFEHLDGDRKRYNSFSKEEFINDFRVDDILFEKFVDYSVNRNLRMNFYDYEDSIKLYLKAALAEQLFGANVHAKIKSTEDKMLQEILKLDNPVVQQEEAEAIESSN, encoded by the coding sequence ATGAAACGACAACAAAACTACATATGGCCTACCGTTATAGCTGCAGCACTTGCCCTAGGTATTTTTGTTGGCGGAAAATTGCATTTTGCAGATTCACCAGAGAAACTCTTTACCACCAATTCCAAAAAAGACAAACTCAATAGACTCATTGATTATATAGATTATGAGTATGTAGATGATATTGATACGGACAGCATTGTAGATGTAACCGTAAATCAGATTTTAGAGAAACTGGATCCTCATTCAGTGTATATACCAAAAAATGAAATGGATCGTGTTTCGGAGAATATGAAAGGCGATTTTGTTGGCATCGGTATTAATTTTTACCCGTATAAGGACACTATTTCAGTTATTAGAACAGTGCCAAAGGGACCTAGTTATTTAAAAGGGATAAAAGCCGGCGATCGTATTTTAATGGCCGATAGCGATACCTTGTACGGTAAAGCCTTGGCCAGTGAAGATATTGTAGGGAAACTAAAAGGAGAAAAAGGCAGTTCGGTAAAACTGAAGGTCTATAGAAAAGAAGACGATAAAATATTCACGGTAAACGTAAAAAGAGATATTGTTCCCATAAAAAGTGTGGAATCTTATTATATGTTAACGAAGGATATGGCATATATAAAGGTGAATCGCTTTGCGGAATCAACCTATAAAGAATTCAAGTCCGCTCTCTCTGAATTGATAAAGCAAGGAGCACGTAAGTTAACGTTGGATTTAAGGGATAACCCCGGTGGTTATTTAGGGGTGGCCGAGCAAATGGCAGATGAATTTCTTAAAGATGGCAAGCTCATTCTTTTTACCAAGAACAAAAAAGGAAAAATCAATAAAATTCATGCCACCTCAAAAGGTAGGTTTGAAGATAAACCGGTCTACGTTCTTATCAATGAGCGTTCTGCGTCTGCAAGCGAAATTATAGCTGGGGCCCTGCAGGATAATGATATAGGTACTATAGTTGGTCGCCGTTCCTTTGGTAAGGGTTTGGTGCAGCGGGAGATGGAGTTAGGTGATGGTTCAGCCGTACGTCTTACAGTTTCTAGATATTACACGCCTACGGGAAGAAGTATTCAGAAGTCTTATGAAAACGGAAATGACGACTACTATAAAAAGTTTACCGATAGGTACCACAGTGGTGAGCTGGTTACTGTAGACAGCATAAAAGTGGCTGATTCATTAAAATTTACCACACCCAAAGGCAAAGTGGTGTATGGTGGTGGTGGGATTATTCCAGATGTTTTTGTTCCCATAGGATCTAATGAAGAAGAAGCTGTAGAAAGTATGGACAGTTTCGGTTGGCTTTCCTATTTTATTTTTGAGCATTTGGACGGAGACAGAAAACGATACAATTCCTTCTCAAAAGAAGAGTTTATCAACGATTTTAGAGTAGATGATATTCTTTTTGAAAAATTTGTAGACTACTCCGTAAATAGAAATCTTAGAATGAATTTCTACGATTATGAAGATAGCATAAAACTGTATTTAAAAGCAGCATTGGCAGAACAATTGTTTGGAGCCAACGTACATGCAAAAATTAAAAGTACGGAAGACAAAATGCTACAGGAGATACTTAAGTTAGATAATCCCGTGGTGCAACAAGAAGAAGCGGAAGCTATTGAAAGCAGCAACTAA
- a CDS encoding deoxycytidylate deaminase, translating to MEKIKQTKYDKAYLRMAQEWGKLSYCERKQVGAIIVKDRMIISDGYNGTPTGFENVCEDEEGYTKWYVLHAEANAISKVASSTQSCEGATLYITLSPCRECSKLIHQSGIKRVVYTRAYKDDSGLQFLERAGIELVHLPEIEEEVDEAI from the coding sequence ATGGAAAAAATAAAACAAACAAAATACGATAAGGCATATCTGCGCATGGCTCAAGAATGGGGCAAGCTTTCCTATTGCGAGAGAAAACAGGTGGGTGCTATTATTGTAAAGGACAGAATGATCATATCTGATGGTTACAATGGTACGCCAACGGGTTTTGAAAACGTATGCGAAGATGAAGAAGGGTATACCAAATGGTATGTTTTACACGCTGAGGCCAATGCTATCAGCAAAGTAGCATCTTCTACCCAATCCTGTGAAGGGGCAACCCTCTATATTACACTATCACCATGTAGAGAGTGTAGTAAGTTAATTCATCAGTCTGGCATAAAACGTGTTGTATACACACGGGCTTATAAAGACGACTCTGGATTACAATTTTTAGAACGAGCAGGTATAGAATTAGTGCATTTACCCGAAATTGAAGAAGAGGTAGACGAAGCAATATAA
- a CDS encoding HupE/UreJ family protein — MEEFLFYIKMGLNHVLDVNAYDHILFLAALAVPFSFKNWKKVVLLATVFTIAHCLSLSLSAYDAVTVDVSLIEFLIPVTIMMTAVFNLVFMRNMATVKNMQGHVLATLVFGLIHGFGFSNYFRMLMAEEDSKLVPLLGFAAGIELSQVTIVVSVLALSWVVITITKLKKVLFVVITSILIILLTIPMLIRTFPL, encoded by the coding sequence ATGGAGGAATTTCTGTTCTACATAAAGATGGGGTTAAATCATGTGCTAGATGTTAATGCGTATGATCACATTCTTTTTTTAGCAGCATTGGCTGTACCATTTTCCTTTAAAAATTGGAAGAAAGTAGTTTTGTTGGCTACGGTTTTTACCATTGCTCATTGTTTATCACTTTCTTTAAGTGCGTATGATGCGGTAACCGTAGATGTTAGCCTTATTGAGTTTTTGATTCCTGTAACTATAATGATGACCGCTGTTTTTAATCTGGTGTTTATGCGCAATATGGCGACGGTTAAAAATATGCAAGGGCATGTGCTGGCTACATTGGTATTTGGTTTAATTCACGGTTTTGGTTTTAGCAATTACTTTAGAATGCTTATGGCTGAGGAAGATAGCAAATTAGTGCCACTTTTGGGCTTTGCAGCCGGAATTGAGCTCTCACAGGTTACCATCGTAGTTTCGGTTTTGGCACTAAGTTGGGTTGTAATTACAATTACGAAATTAAAGAAAGTGCTATTCGTCGTAATTACATCTATTTTAATAATACTTCTAACAATACCAATGCTCATTCGTACGTTTCCGCTATAG
- a CDS encoding TerB family tellurite resistance protein, translated as MIKWFAAIIGYYFFRFPGAILGYLVGSLIDGIKITGGGGAQSVFRDMTRQNVSPADFELNLLSLCSIVIKADGKVSQREMDYVRQYFVSTYGKEKANAIFRTFNEINKKHEISAQRICTFLNQRTRYEVRLQLLHFLFGIAQADGSVSTPEINKIREIAGYLRVSARDFESIKAMFIKSVNNAYKILDIEKSASNDEVKKAYRTMAKKYHPDRVNTQNEAIKKGAEEKFKEVQKAYEEIQSERGL; from the coding sequence ATGATTAAATGGTTCGCAGCCATTATTGGATATTATTTTTTTCGGTTTCCCGGAGCAATTTTAGGATATCTAGTAGGAAGCTTAATTGATGGGATTAAAATTACCGGTGGCGGAGGAGCGCAGTCTGTTTTTAGGGATATGACACGTCAAAATGTTTCTCCGGCAGATTTTGAACTGAACTTACTGTCTTTATGTTCAATTGTGATAAAGGCCGATGGTAAGGTTAGCCAGCGAGAAATGGATTATGTACGGCAGTACTTCGTAAGTACATATGGTAAAGAAAAGGCCAATGCCATTTTCAGGACATTCAATGAGATTAACAAAAAGCATGAGATTTCCGCGCAGCGTATTTGTACGTTTTTAAATCAGCGCACTCGCTATGAGGTTCGGTTACAACTGCTTCACTTTTTATTTGGAATAGCTCAGGCAGATGGTTCTGTTAGTACTCCGGAGATAAATAAAATTCGTGAAATAGCAGGCTATTTACGGGTTAGTGCAAGGGACTTTGAGAGTATTAAGGCCATGTTTATTAAGTCGGTCAACAATGCGTACAAAATACTTGATATTGAAAAATCAGCAAGTAATGACGAGGTTAAGAAAGCCTACCGTACAATGGCCAAGAAATATCACCCGGATCGTGTAAATACCCAGAACGAGGCAATTAAGAAAGGTGCAGAGGAGAAGTTTAAGGAGGTTCAAAAAGCCTACGAAGAAATTCAGTCGGAAAGAGGATTGTAA
- a CDS encoding BrxA/BrxB family bacilliredoxin has translation MYPAELVKPMREDLASAGFEELHTSEAVENAIKKEGTTLVVVNSVCGCAAANARPAAKLSLHNTKKPDHIVTVFAGVDIEAVNTARNLMIPFPPSSPSMALFKDGELVHMIERHHIEGRPAELIAENLVGAYEEFC, from the coding sequence ATGTATCCTGCAGAATTGGTAAAACCTATGAGAGAAGACTTGGCATCAGCTGGGTTTGAAGAATTACATACATCAGAAGCAGTCGAAAATGCAATCAAAAAAGAAGGTACTACTTTAGTTGTAGTAAATTCTGTTTGTGGTTGTGCAGCGGCAAACGCTAGACCTGCGGCTAAGTTAAGCTTACACAACACTAAGAAACCTGACCATATTGTTACGGTTTTTGCAGGTGTTGACATTGAAGCCGTTAATACAGCAAGAAATCTTATGATTCCTTTTCCTCCATCATCACCAAGTATGGCTCTTTTTAAAGATGGCGAATTGGTTCATATGATTGAGCGTCACCATATTGAAGGTAGACCAGCAGAATTAATTGCCGAAAACTTAGTAGGTGCTTACGAGGAGTTCTGTTAG
- a CDS encoding lysophospholipid acyltransferase family protein codes for MQKLLAYPLTFLYIILFGLCLLVYHPIQWVCFNVFGYNAHRMSVALLNLSLMRSTHVLGTTYSFNNPHNIPTDRPLIIVLNHQSMHDIPPIVWFMRKHHPKFVSKKELGKGIPSVSYNLRHGGSVLIDRNDSRQALSEIAKLGRYIEKYKRSAVIFPEGTRSRTGHPKPFKATGLKLLMKNAPSALIVPISINNSWKMLKYGKFPNGIGNRITFDVHKPIEVNSDLDSALAKTEKSVVSGITSFKS; via the coding sequence ATGCAAAAGCTACTGGCCTATCCCTTAACCTTCCTTTACATAATTCTTTTTGGATTGTGTTTGCTTGTGTACCACCCCATTCAATGGGTGTGCTTTAATGTATTTGGGTATAATGCCCACAGAATGAGTGTTGCCCTACTGAACCTATCATTAATGCGGTCAACACATGTTTTGGGCACTACCTATTCCTTTAACAACCCGCATAATATTCCAACAGATAGGCCTTTGATTATTGTTCTCAATCATCAAAGTATGCATGATATACCCCCTATTGTGTGGTTCATGCGAAAACACCATCCTAAATTTGTCAGTAAAAAAGAACTGGGCAAAGGTATACCCAGTGTATCCTATAATTTAAGACACGGAGGCTCCGTACTTATTGACAGAAACGATAGTAGACAGGCATTATCCGAAATTGCCAAACTGGGGCGTTATATAGAAAAGTACAAAAGAAGCGCAGTAATATTTCCCGAGGGGACCCGTAGCCGTACCGGCCACCCAAAACCGTTTAAAGCCACAGGATTAAAGTTGCTAATGAAAAATGCACCTTCGGCTTTAATTGTGCCAATCAGTATCAACAATTCATGGAAAATGCTCAAATATGGCAAGTTTCCTAATGGCATAGGCAATCGTATTACTTTTGATGTACACAAACCTATAGAAGTTAATTCCGATTTAGATTCCGCTTTGGCAAAAACGGAAAAAAGCGTGGTTTCCGGCATAACTTCTTTTAAATCTTAG
- a CDS encoding HD domain-containing protein, producing MTNSEIVEQTIAFVKETLQGAEGGHDWFHIQRVFKNTLLIAKEEKVDVLVVSLGALLHDIADAKFNDGDETVGPKLAQHFLTDLGVNKDTIDHVIKIIENISFKNSLEKGKKFSSIELEVVQDADRLDALGAIGIARAFNYGGFKNRELYNPEIAPNLKMTKAEYKKSTAPTLNHFYEKLLLLKDKMNTVTGTKLAEQRHDYMLDYLEQFYQEWDPLQPNTGFTA from the coding sequence ATGACCAATTCCGAAATAGTAGAACAAACCATTGCTTTTGTAAAAGAGACTTTACAAGGCGCCGAAGGCGGGCACGATTGGTTTCATATTCAACGTGTATTTAAGAACACCCTACTTATAGCAAAAGAAGAAAAAGTAGATGTTCTAGTGGTAAGCCTAGGGGCACTATTGCATGATATTGCAGATGCAAAATTCAATGATGGCGATGAAACCGTAGGCCCAAAACTTGCTCAACACTTTTTGACTGACTTGGGGGTGAACAAAGACACCATTGACCATGTCATTAAAATTATTGAGAACATCTCTTTTAAAAATTCTCTAGAAAAAGGAAAGAAATTCTCGTCTATAGAATTAGAAGTAGTTCAAGATGCAGACCGTTTAGATGCGCTAGGTGCCATAGGTATTGCAAGAGCTTTTAACTATGGTGGGTTTAAGAATCGGGAACTTTACAACCCGGAGATTGCTCCCAACCTAAAAATGACCAAAGCGGAGTATAAAAAATCTACCGCGCCCACATTAAATCATTTTTACGAGAAGTTACTTCTGCTCAAGGATAAAATGAATACCGTAACTGGCACAAAACTAGCAGAACAACGGCATGATTATATGTTAGATTACCTTGAACAGTTTTATCAGGAATGGGACCCTCTTCAACCAAATACAGGGTTCACAGCATAA
- a CDS encoding Gfo/Idh/MocA family protein produces MQRRKFIKNAAAASTVFSIVPSFVMGKNHVAPSDTLYVGAFGVGGRGSGVINGLDATGKVKFVTLCDVDDRRASDTYKKYPKAKKYKDYRKVYDKHLSDIDAIMVATPDHMHASIALPFMRAKKHAYVEKPLTHNINEARMMTQVAKEHGIVTQMGNQGASSDGSREAKEWIDSGIIGKVYKVDCWTNRPVWPQGVPAPTEKQPVPKGLDWDLWLGVAAKRDYNAAYLPFKWRGFWDFGTGALGDMGCHIMETPFSVLNLGYPTEAEASCTTNWVGDFVEADYSESCPASSIVRLKFNTEQHGDIALNWYDGGLKPDLPDELADGETIGDGGGGSVFYGTKGILVTDTYSRNARLLPSKNMDMFKAPAPYLKRIDGDVEGHQRNFVEGCLNGAETSSDFERSGPLTEAVLMGNLAIKAFQYKKLKEGKKLGDWDPFEYPGRRKILWDGDNMKVTNWDMANEWVKGKYRKGWELK; encoded by the coding sequence ATGCAAAGAAGAAAGTTTATCAAGAATGCCGCAGCGGCTTCCACCGTATTTTCCATTGTTCCTAGTTTTGTAATGGGCAAGAACCATGTTGCTCCCAGTGACACCTTGTATGTTGGTGCTTTTGGTGTTGGCGGACGTGGCTCAGGAGTTATCAACGGGCTAGACGCTACCGGAAAAGTGAAGTTTGTAACCCTTTGTGATGTAGATGACAGAAGAGCCTCAGATACCTATAAAAAATATCCAAAAGCAAAAAAATACAAAGACTATAGAAAAGTTTATGATAAGCACTTAAGTGACATAGATGCCATTATGGTAGCAACGCCAGACCATATGCACGCCTCTATTGCCCTACCTTTTATGCGCGCCAAAAAACACGCTTATGTAGAAAAGCCGTTGACACACAATATCAACGAAGCTCGCATGATGACCCAAGTTGCCAAAGAACATGGTATCGTAACCCAAATGGGAAACCAAGGAGCATCAAGTGATGGTAGTCGAGAAGCAAAAGAATGGATAGATTCAGGCATCATTGGAAAGGTATATAAAGTAGATTGTTGGACAAACCGTCCCGTATGGCCACAAGGTGTGCCCGCACCAACGGAAAAACAACCAGTTCCTAAAGGCCTTGACTGGGACCTTTGGCTTGGCGTTGCAGCAAAGCGCGATTACAATGCAGCCTATCTTCCTTTTAAATGGAGAGGTTTCTGGGACTTCGGCACCGGAGCTCTTGGTGATATGGGATGCCATATTATGGAAACCCCATTTAGCGTATTGAACTTAGGCTATCCTACCGAAGCTGAAGCGAGTTGTACTACCAATTGGGTGGGCGATTTTGTAGAAGCCGATTACAGCGAATCTTGCCCGGCATCTTCAATTGTACGATTAAAGTTCAACACGGAACAACACGGTGACATTGCCCTAAATTGGTATGATGGCGGACTAAAGCCTGACTTACCGGATGAGTTGGCAGATGGCGAAACTATTGGCGACGGCGGCGGAGGTTCTGTTTTTTATGGAACCAAAGGTATTTTAGTAACGGACACCTACTCACGTAATGCCAGATTGTTACCAAGCAAAAACATGGACATGTTCAAAGCCCCTGCTCCTTATTTAAAGCGAATTGATGGCGATGTTGAAGGTCACCAAAGAAACTTTGTAGAAGGTTGCTTAAATGGTGCCGAAACCTCATCTGACTTTGAGAGATCAGGACCTCTGACCGAAGCTGTATTAATGGGGAACTTGGCCATTAAAGCTTTTCAATATAAAAAATTAAAGGAGGGCAAAAAACTTGGTGATTGGGATCCTTTTGAATACCCCGGGAGAAGAAAAATCCTTTGGGACGGTGACAATATGAAAGTAACCAATTGGGATATGGCCAACGAGTGGGTAAAAGGTAAGTATCGTAAAGGTTGGGAGTTAAAATAA